The Corynebacterium halotolerans YIM 70093 = DSM 44683 region GAAGGATTCGGCCATCGCGTTGTCGAAGCACACTCTGGTACGCCCCATCGGCTGATCGATCCCCAGCTCCTGGCACACCTGGTAGAGCTGACCACTGGTGAACTGGGTTTCCCGGTCAGCGTGGAACACCAGCCCGTCCGGGGCCTCACCGCGCAGGGTGTGGGCCATCCGTAGGGCCCGTTCCGCCAGGTCCGTGACCTGGGTGGAATCCATCGCCCAGCCCACCGCCCGTCGTGAGCAACCCTCGCGCACGGCGCACAGGTACAGCCAGCCTTCTCCGGTGTGCAGGTAGGTGATGCCGAGGGGAACCCCAGCACCGAGACGCTAAGTCGGAGCTTTATCGGCAATGGCACCGGTGAGCTAACGTTTCCTTATGGCATCCAACGAGAAAAAGTCCCCGGCTCCCCAGAAGCCACTGCTGGTTCTGGGGAAGATCAGCGCCATCCTGGATGCTTTCACCCTGACGCGTCCCACGTTGACGTTGGGGGAAATCCGGGAGGCGACGGGGATGCCGACTTCTACGGTGCAGCGTCTGGTGACGAACCTGGTGGCTCAGGGCTTCCTGGATCGGGAGGACGACTCTTTCCGGATAGGCATGAAGATGGCCTATTGGGCGGCGCCTGCCACACGCGGAGTGGCGATGCTGGATTTGTTCGCGCCGTTGTTGAAGGCTCTGCGGGATCACACCGGCGAGACGGTGTGCTTCTTCCAGTCGGAGCGGGAATACCGCGTGTGTGTGGCGATGGCGGAGACCCGTCACGCCCTGCGCCGTGCGATGCACGTGGGGGCCATTCTGCCGTTGCACGCCGGATCGGCCGGCCAGGTCCTCCTCGCCTGGAATCCCGAGCTGCTGAAGCAGGTCCTAAGTGCGCCTCTGCCACCACTGACCGAGTTCACCATCACCAGTTCTGAGGAGCTGGAATCTGAAGTGCATGGCACCCGACGAAATGGTTTCTCCATCACTATTGGGCAGCGTGACGACGCCGGCGCGGGCATGTCCGCGCCCGTCTTCGATTCCACCGGCACTCTGGTGGGGGCCGTGACGATCAGTGGACCCACCCTGCGCATGCCGTACGAGGTCTGCGCAGGATGGGTCGAGGATCTGCTGTCCACGGCCGAGCGGATGACACGCCTGATCGGGGGACGTTTCCCCGACGAGGCGGATTCCTAGATGGTGACCCCGCCGGCTGTCGGCGAGGATGCCGCCCAACTCTGCAGGGTGCCTACCAGAGTCCGACCGGCACGGGCCATGGCTGCGTCGTCAGTGGCGACGATGATCTGCGCGAAATTTTCCGCGTAGGCACCCAGGTCCTCGGAGACGGATCCGACGATGGCGATGACCGGCAACTCGCGTTCATCCCGCCGGACCCGGCGCAGGATGGCCTCGATGATCTTGCCCTCCCCGGTCTGGGAGTCGAGGCGCCCCTCGCCGACGACGACGGCGTCGGCCTCCCGTAGGCGGGTATCGAAAGCGATAGCGTCCAGGATGTAGTCCGCACCCGAGACGAGTTCGGCTCCGTAGTGGGCCCACAGGCCACCGGAGAAACCGCCGGCCGCGCCGGTGCGCGCCACCCCGGTGGGATCCTGGGGGAACTCGCGGGCCTGTTCCTGCAGTCGTGCGGTTAGCAGCTCGACCATGGCGGGATCCGCACCCTTCTGGGGCCCGAAGATCTTTGCCGCATCCGTGAAGGTGGTGGTGACGTCGGAGAGCACGACGATGCTCGCATCACCCAGTCCTCCGCCGTCCTCGATCGCTTGCACGGCCCCGGCGCCGCCGTCCGTGGTGGCGGAGCCGCCGGCGGCGACCAGGATTTTCCGGGCACCGTAATGCACCGCGGCGCTGATGAGCATTCCGGTGCCGTAGGTGCTGGCGGCCACGGGATCCCGGGGGCCGTCGTGGGGCACGGTGATCCCGCTGGCCTGGGCGAGCTCGACGATGGCCGTGCCGTCCGGGGTCATCCCGATGCCAGCGGTCAGGGGAACTCCCCACGGGTTCCGGGAGGGGACTTCCACGATCTGCGCGCGGAGGGTCTGGCAGAGTGCGGTGAATGTTCCTTCACCGCCGTCGGCCACGGGCAGGGGCACCGGGGTGGCACCGGCCGCGGCAACCCCGGTGCCGACGGCGGCCGCCACCTCAGGTGAGGAATAGGTGCCCTTGAAGCTGTCCGGGGTGATCAGAATCCTCACTTCAGCACCTCCGGGTTGACCAGGTGCGGGGGCTCCTGACTGGTCACCATCGCCACGGCATTCAGGGCGCTCAGGCGGGACATCTCGGCCCGGACCGGGACAGTGGCGGAACCGACATGGGGCAGCAGCATTGTGTTCGGCAACTCCGTCAGGCCCTCAGCGAGGCGGGGTTCATCCTCGTACACGTCCAGCCCCGCTGCCGCGATCTCGCCATCACGCAACGCAGCAACCAGTGCCTTCTCGTCCACCACGGGACCTCGGGCGGTGTTGATGAGGATCGCGCCAGGCTTCATGAGCTTGAACACGTCGGCATCCACCAGATGATGGGTCTGCTCGGTCAGTGGCACGTGCAGGGAGAGGAAGTCGCTCCGGGTAACCAGCTCATCCCAGGGGACCTGCTGCACCCTGTCGGCGAATTCCCCGAGCTCCTCGCGGCCCACCGGCCGATCGCCGGGCGGGCGCGGGGAGAACAGCACCTCCATGCCGAAACCCAGGGCCCGCCGGGCGACGGCCCGGGCGATCCGTCCGAAGCCGGCCAGACCCAGCACCGACCCCGAGATATCGCGACCGAGCAGCAGTTCCGGCTCCCAGCCGCGGAACCGTCCTTCGCGGACCATGCGGTCAGCCTCAATGACACGGCGGCTGGTACCGAGGATCAGCGCCATCGCGACGTCGGCGGTGGCGTCAGTCAGGACCCCAGGAGTGTTACCCACCAGGATGCCGTGAGAGGTGGCAGCCTTGACGTCGATGTTGTTGTACCCGACGGCGAAGTTGGACACGCCCTTCACCTGGGCCTCGGCCAACAGATCGGCGTCGACGGTGTCACGCAGCTGGGTGAGCACGACGTCGTAGTCCCCGGAGGAGCACAGCTCCCGCAGCCGGGAATAGCTCGGCGGCTCCGGAAGGACGGTGACGGAGCCCTTTTCCTCGAGCAGGGGGAGACCGGGGCCGGGGATGGGGGTGGTGACGAGGAATCGCGCGTCCATGGTCAGCTCACTTTCACGTAGGCCGGGGAGGTGGTGACCCACTCGAAGGCCTCGGCCTTGGAACGGGCACCTTGGGCTGCCTTGGAGCGGTTGGGCTCGCCCAGTTCAACCAGAAGATCCTCCGAGAGCTGCACCAGGTGCCCGAACTTCTCCGGGCTGAGCCACTCAGGCTGGGTGGCGAAGAGAAGATCCTCGCTGGAGGTGTTGCCGCTCGCGCCGGGGGCGAAGGGGCAACCGCCGAGTCCGCCCAGGGCGCCGTCGACCACGTCTGCGCCGGCGGAGATGGCGGCCAGGGTGTTGGCCACGCCCAGCCCCCAGGTGTCGTGGCCGTGGAAGACGATGCGTCGTTCCGGTGTCTCCTGTCGGACACGGGAGATCAGTTCAGTGACCTGGGTGGGGACGGCCTGGCCGAGGGTGTCGCAGATGACGATGTCCTCGGTGCCCGCCGCGCGGGCGTCATTGGCGATGGCGAGCACCCGCTCGGGGTCCACGGCTCCTTCGAAGGGACAGGTGAAGGAGGTGGCCAGGCACAGTTGAATTCGGCCAGCGACGCTCTCTGTGATCTGTACGGCCTCAGGGAGTGCGTCCAGGCTGGCGTCGGTGGTGCGCCCGATATTGGCCTGGTTGTGGGCATCGGTCACTGACAGGCAGTACTGGAAGTTCCGGGCCCCGGCCTCCGCGGCCCGGGTGATGTGGCGCGGGGTGGCCACCCAGATCCAGCACTTCTCGAGCTCCTCCGGAGTCAGCGCGGCGACCACCTCCAGGGTGTTGGCCATCGGCGGGACCAGGTCGGGGCGGGCCATGGACCCCAGCTCGATGCCCGGGACGCCCAGCCGCAGCAGCTCCCGGACGATCTCGACCTTCTTCTCGGTGGACAGAACCTTGCCGGTCAGCTGCAGTCCGTCCCGGAGGGTGACGTCGCGAAGCTCGGCGCGGGGCTCGAAGGTGTGGTTGCTCATGCGTGCACGCTCTCCTTGGCGGTGGCTTCGGCGATCTCTTCCTCACTGAGCTGGAGCAGCCCGGAGAGGATTTCGTGGTTGTGTTCGCCCAGGTCTGGGCCGAGGTGGTGGATGGGCAGGGACTGTTCCCCGATCACGGGCACGATGCCCGGGAAGCCGACATCGGCCAGTTCCTCCTCGCCGGTGGAGACGTCGAATTTCTGGATCATGTTCCGGGCGTTGTACTGCGGGTCCTCGCTGATGTCGGCGGCAGTGTAGATCGGACCGGCCGGAACGCCGGCCTCGCCCAGGATCTCGAGGGCCTCGGCGGAGGTCCGGAGAGCAGCCCAGGCGCTGATGGCGGCGTCGAGTTCCTCACGGCGCTCCCAGCGGGCGGCGTTGGTCTGCAGGCCTGGGTCGGTGGCGAGGTCGGGTCGGCCGATGGTCTCCATGTAGCGTTGGTAGATGGAGTCGCCGTTGCCAGCGACGACGATGCTGGCGCCATCCGCGCAGATATAGGCGTTGGTCGGGGCGATACCCTGCATCCGTCCGCCCACGCGTTCACGGGTGACGTCGTAGGCCTGGTAGTCGGGGATGAGTGATTCCATCATGGAGAACATCGCCTCGTGCAGAGCGACGTCGATCATCCGCTCCGGAAGCGGGACGGGGCCCTGGCCGGTGGGCTTGAGCGCCTCCCGCTGATAGAGGCTCATCACCGCGCCGAAAGCGGCGTAGAGGCCGGCGATGGAGTCCCCGATGGACACACCCACCCGTACAGGCGCCCGGTCCGGGTCGCCGACCAGGTTGCGGAAGCCGCTGTAGGCCTCGGCGACGGCCGCGAAGCCGGGGCGGTGGGACAGGGGACCTGTCTGACCGAAGGCGGAGATTCGGCTGATCACCAGATCGGGATTGATCTCGTTGAGCACCTCCGGGCCCAGACCCCACTTCTCCAGGGTGCCGGGGCGGAAGTTCTCCAGCAGCACGTCGCATTCGGCGACGAGCGATTTGACGGCCTCCCGGCCTGCCTGGGAGCGCAGATCCAGGACAACGGACTTCTTGTTGCGGTTGATGGTGCGGAAGAGCATCGATGTGGTGCCCTTGTACAGGCGCCAGTTGCGCAGCTCGTCGCCGGTGCCGGGACGTTCGATCTTGATCACCTCGGCGCCGAAGTCGGCCAGCAGACGACCGGCGGTGGGGGCGGCGATGTAGTTGCCCAGTTCCAGAACCCGGACACCGGCCAGGGGCTGGGGGGTGTTGTCAGTCATGATGAGCTTGTCCTCTTGTTGATGATGTGTGGGAGATCGGGGGGTAGTTCCCGGTCCGGTTCCCGCCCGGCCGGGAACAGAGTCAGATGAAGATGCCGAGCACCAACGTGCAGCCCAGTGCCACCACCGAGGCCACGGAGACGCCGAAGGAGCAGGATTTCAGCGTGCCCTTGGTGGTCTGTCCGAGCATCGACTGCAGCAGCCAGAAGGTGTTGGAGGTGACGTGGACCAGGAAGAGGGAGCCGGCGCCGGCGGCCAGGGCGATCAGCACGGGGTCCAGTCCGATCTGGGAGGCGACCGGTGCCAGCAGACCCGCGGCGGTGATCGCGGAGATCGACACCGAGCCGACGGCGATGTGCAGCACCGCGGCGATGGCCCACACCGTGATGAGAGGGGCGAAGGAGTTGGCGGTGAAGTAGTTGCCCAGGATGTCGCCCATGCCGCTGGCCGCGACGACGGCGGCCAGGGAGCCGCCGGCACCGGTGAGAATGAGAATCTGTCCCGACTCCCGGAAGCCGTCGACCACGGCCTTTTCCACGCGATCGTGGCCGATCGTGTGCCGGGCGACCATGCTGGTGCCCAGCAGGCCGATCAGCAGGGCGACCACCGGGGATGCCAGCAGTTCCACCACCGGGTGGAGCATGCCGGCCATCTCCAGGATGGCTCCGGTGGCGATCAGCACCAGGGCGAGCAGCATCGGTGTGAACAGCAGGACGAGGTTCGGCTCCGTGGACTCACGCACGGTGCGCTGC contains the following coding sequences:
- a CDS encoding IclR family transcriptional regulator; its protein translation is MASNEKKSPAPQKPLLVLGKISAILDAFTLTRPTLTLGEIREATGMPTSTVQRLVTNLVAQGFLDREDDSFRIGMKMAYWAAPATRGVAMLDLFAPLLKALRDHTGETVCFFQSEREYRVCVAMAETRHALRRAMHVGAILPLHAGSAGQVLLAWNPELLKQVLSAPLPPLTEFTITSSEELESEVHGTRRNGFSITIGQRDDAGAGMSAPVFDSTGTLVGAVTISGPTLRMPYEVCAGWVEDLLSTAERMTRLIGGRFPDEADS
- a CDS encoding glycerate kinase; this translates as MRILITPDSFKGTYSSPEVAAAVGTGVAAAGATPVPLPVADGGEGTFTALCQTLRAQIVEVPSRNPWGVPLTAGIGMTPDGTAIVELAQASGITVPHDGPRDPVAASTYGTGMLISAAVHYGARKILVAAGGSATTDGGAGAVQAIEDGGGLGDASIVVLSDVTTTFTDAAKIFGPQKGADPAMVELLTARLQEQAREFPQDPTGVARTGAAGGFSGGLWAHYGAELVSGADYILDAIAFDTRLREADAVVVGEGRLDSQTGEGKIIEAILRRVRRDERELPVIAIVGSVSEDLGAYAENFAQIIVATDDAAMARAGRTLVGTLQSWAASSPTAGGVTI
- a CDS encoding 2-hydroxyacid dehydrogenase, which translates into the protein MDARFLVTTPIPGPGLPLLEEKGSVTVLPEPPSYSRLRELCSSGDYDVVLTQLRDTVDADLLAEAQVKGVSNFAVGYNNIDVKAATSHGILVGNTPGVLTDATADVAMALILGTSRRVIEADRMVREGRFRGWEPELLLGRDISGSVLGLAGFGRIARAVARRALGFGMEVLFSPRPPGDRPVGREELGEFADRVQQVPWDELVTRSDFLSLHVPLTEQTHHLVDADVFKLMKPGAILINTARGPVVDEKALVAALRDGEIAAAGLDVYEDEPRLAEGLTELPNTMLLPHVGSATVPVRAEMSRLSALNAVAMVTSQEPPHLVNPEVLK
- a CDS encoding hydroxymethylglutaryl-CoA lyase, which encodes MSNHTFEPRAELRDVTLRDGLQLTGKVLSTEKKVEIVRELLRLGVPGIELGSMARPDLVPPMANTLEVVAALTPEELEKCWIWVATPRHITRAAEAGARNFQYCLSVTDAHNQANIGRTTDASLDALPEAVQITESVAGRIQLCLATSFTCPFEGAVDPERVLAIANDARAAGTEDIVICDTLGQAVPTQVTELISRVRQETPERRIVFHGHDTWGLGVANTLAAISAGADVVDGALGGLGGCPFAPGASGNTSSEDLLFATQPEWLSPEKFGHLVQLSEDLLVELGEPNRSKAAQGARSKAEAFEWVTTSPAYVKVS
- a CDS encoding CaiB/BaiF CoA transferase family protein, with amino-acid sequence MTDNTPQPLAGVRVLELGNYIAAPTAGRLLADFGAEVIKIERPGTGDELRNWRLYKGTTSMLFRTINRNKKSVVLDLRSQAGREAVKSLVAECDVLLENFRPGTLEKWGLGPEVLNEINPDLVISRISAFGQTGPLSHRPGFAAVAEAYSGFRNLVGDPDRAPVRVGVSIGDSIAGLYAAFGAVMSLYQREALKPTGQGPVPLPERMIDVALHEAMFSMMESLIPDYQAYDVTRERVGGRMQGIAPTNAYICADGASIVVAGNGDSIYQRYMETIGRPDLATDPGLQTNAARWERREELDAAISAWAALRTSAEALEILGEAGVPAGPIYTAADISEDPQYNARNMIQKFDVSTGEEELADVGFPGIVPVIGEQSLPIHHLGPDLGEHNHEILSGLLQLSEEEIAEATAKESVHA